Sequence from the Primulina huaijiensis isolate GDHJ02 chromosome 16, ASM1229523v2, whole genome shotgun sequence genome:
TCGTCCGATAAATTTTCAAGCAAAAAAAGTCAGTGGGTGAACAATGAAAAAATCGGAGgcccatatatatattttcagcctaaaatttaatttctggCCAATTTTGGCGGTTAATGCATGAAACGTGACGGCCAATCAACCCAGCAGTAGAAAAATACTTTCCCCTGTCTATCTTCCAAGAGACGCCTCGCATATGTTTGTTTATTTGTACGAATACAGACAAATCGTTCATGAAATTTAGGTTGATCCTTTGGAAGTTACAGACTTTGaaggttttaatttttaatcgtGACTAAAATCAAAAAGGTGAAAAAAAGTGTAAGCCCCTCTGTTCTGATTAATTGTGTATTCTTGGAGTTTGCAGTCCATACCATTTCGCTCGCACCATATTTGTTTTACTTTGCATTTATTTGGTCTTCTGCGTTTGAAGTTTGAGCTTTCGGAATTTACTAGCTATTATTTTTTCCAAAGCAACGACGacatatatattttagattCTTCTGATTTCCTTGCCTTTTTAAGTAACTTTTATTCTATTAGGAAGTTGTTTGTGAGAAATAAATGGTGCCCACTTGAAGGAAATTAACAGAATAGGaaataaaatggaaagaaaGGAATAATATCACATCACAAATAATTACTATatcaagaaaattttgaaaggaAAGTTTATGTGCACTTTGGAAATATGATTTGAGTTTGCGATAGGCAAGTCGATCTATTCTAATTGCTTCACGAATTCAATTCCGATATTTAATCAGGTATTTCATGTTTTTCTAATGTGGTATGAGATTCGGTTTCAATTTAAACACAAACCTTTTGGTTGCTTGTCAAGATCATGTTAGTATCTACTGTCTAATTGTGgctttttaatttaattattattatatcagaCATGAATTTTAGTGTTAGAAATATATGTAATTTATGTTTAAGTGTTTGATTGTCGAATTGGTTGCGTTGATTAGAAGAAAGTCATTCTAATTTTTTTGTAGGTTCTATATAATAAACTTATGGATCGTCGACCTCATAAATCTTACTCGTATTTCATCTTTACCTTGGTGCTGCTTTCACAAACATGCTTGTCATGGAGTTGGTTTTTTTCGTCCAGCGAAAAGAGCTATGATAGCAAGAGATTTTCTGGGAATAAGATGATGGATAGAAATGGATTTTCTGAATTTTCTATTGAATCATTCAACGACCCGAATGGCGTCTCATTGGTCGAGAACGCTAGGAACAAAATGCTCGCACCAAATTCTTGCTGGCAAGTTGCGTACCAGAaggtgtttgaaggatgttCAAAGACTGTTGCTGATGAAGAGTCGAGGACTAGATTAGCTTGGCATTTGAGCGATTGTTTTCAACGCCTCACAGGTCGTCCACCTCTTCCTCATTGTGAGGAAAATTCGATAATGAAGAAATGTCTGAAAAATCTTGATATGGATTCTCACAAGatttttcttgaatactttcTTGAAACCAACTCAATTTGCCATCAGTTACAGTTAAGTATTctaattttttagattttgttGTGATTATGTGATGGGATGCTCTTAATTTGCGCTAAAATTTTGTAGGACCGATGCGTTTAAGTATCAAACAGAACGATTGGTAAATGAGCTAAAGAGTTCTGCGGAATATGCAGAAATAAAGTTGGACGAGATAGAGCGACATGGGGTGGAATTATTGCAGAATTCAAGACATGTGCATGACTCACTGGGCTTGATTGATCAGCAAACTAAGCAAATTGCAGAAACGTCGAGGAATGTTGAGGATCGTGTTAACTCAGTTTTGAAGTATTCTGAAGTAGTTTATGAGCAGGCTAAGATAGTAGCAGCTTCTCAAGCAGAGTTAAGTAAAAGTCAAGACAAAATGAAGGACAATTTGGAAGAAGGAATGGTGGTAATTCAAGATTCTTATAATAATTTGGGTCTAGAAATTACGAATTTGAAAAATGAAGCACTTGAAATCGAGAAGGAGATTGGAAAAATTGGGGATGAAATGTTTTCAAAGATGAGAAGTTTGCAGAGTAGTGCTGACGAAATCGGGAACATGGCAGGGACGTCTTTGGATAAACAAAAACAACTTCTTGATGGCCAGTCAGTGGCTCTTGAAGGTCTCCATTTTCTCACGAAGTTTCAGTCACAGGCCCTTGAAGAAAGCAGGTGAATGCTCTTTCTAAACCGCCCTTTTTCAATACATATTCTTAAGATATTGCTACATGGAATGCTATAGCTGAACAGGGCAAGTCGAATTTCTaccatataaatatacaagtgCCATCTTTCATCATTGTCTCACTTTCCCACACGACCATTGGTGTTATGATAGACCATTGGTGttatgatatattattttagattAAATTTGCGTGACTTTACAGGGTGACTCTTGAAAAGTTAGCAGAATTTGGGCATAAACAGCAAGAGGAACTACTGGTAAAGCAAAACGAACTATATGAATCTCATGACCATCTAGTTGAGAATTCAAAACTTATATTAGCAGCTCAGGTTAGCAATTCTTCCTTCAAATGCTCAACAAAGTAGTTAATCTTTGAATCtgagtttaaaaaaaatgaccaTGATTGTCACCTTATTGTAGAAAGCTTTTGAGTCCAAGCAGGCAAGCATGTTTGTTGCCATAGACAAGCTGTTTGCATTGCAGAGCGCAATGTTGTTTGAATCTCGAGTGATCATAGCCTTCCTGGTTTACTCAGTTGCAATCTTCATCATCTACATGTTAACTAGTGTCAAGCAAGCTTACAATGTCAGACACAGGCTGTACTTGGGTAAATAAAGACAAGAAAGTTTTAATGATTTAGATATTCTTGTCACTAAATCTTAGTGCCAAGCTTTATTTTCAGGGCTGTGTTTGACATTCTCGATAGAAGTAAGTATGCTTTGGTACATGACAGCCAACGTCAAACATCAAGGAAAAATGATATATACAGTTAGGTCACTCTTCGGTATTCTTGCGTCAGTTCAATATCTGTACGCCATTTTTACATACAGGTAAAAATGCTCTACTCTTCTATAGCATGATAAAATTTTGCGAGTTACATAGAAACCTACAGAATTTATGCAAACATGCAGAGATTATGAAGTGCTGAACCATAAAATGCTGTTGATGCTAATGGATAAGGTAAACAACATGCAAGGGAAAAAAGAGATGCTATCATTTGATATGGATATCGACAGTGAGGTAAATTGGTCATCATGGGTCGATACAGATTTACCCGAAGATGTATGCATGTTAGATGACCCTGATTATGTATACCCTGAGGAGATCGGGGATACCTCTTCTTTGACTTGTTCAAGTAGAAGGGGATATAACCTCAGGCAGCGTCACTAAGGTTTCTAACCTTGAAAGCTAGATACTGTTAAGAGGTAGAATTGACTATTATATTTGATTGATTCCTACAAGGTTGTGCATAAGTAACTCTTGAATGTTAATTTACATAATACAGAGCCATGTTTGTAGAATATTTCAACAGAACTTAACATACTACATGATTATTTTTGAGAATGCAGACTTTTGTCACCAATGTTCATTGCAAGAGCATTTGCCTCCATTAAAATGATGGAATCGATTCGTGTCTCTTAATATAATTCTCCTCCGACTTACTACTGACACATACTTCATCCAAGTACGGCAATATGTGAAAACACGAAGATTCTTCGTGATTCTGATAGGTAATCCAGAGCCACCAtgaattattgaatatattatgGCAAGCCTTTCAGTGTGACCGCACACCCACTCTACCTCCATTTCCTCATTAATGTCATGAAGAATGACTCCTGTATCAGGTACATACCCTCTTTTCTCCATTTGTTTTGTCAATTCATAAATGACGATTCTATGCTCATCTGTATCTCAAAACTCAAATCTCCACCAGCCACTAAACTGTGTACTTTGTCTCTAATATGTACCCAACTGCAGCCGGCTTCTTTCTTGATTTCACTCTTCTCCATTAGTTCCCCCACCATTTCAACTTTGTCCCACATCCCAGCCTTCGCATAAATGTTTGATAACAGAACATAGTTTCCAGCATTGTTCGGTTCAATCTTAAATAGAAGTTTTGCTATGACTTCTGCAAGTGAAACATTACCGCACAGCCTACAAGAATTAAGCAACGATCCCCAGATGCTGCCGCTCGGCCTCAGGCATTTTCTTAGCCGCATCTAATGCCTCTTCTATTTTCCCGGCTCTGCCTAACATATCCACCAAATGGGCGTAGTCCTCCAAATTAGGAACTACTCCGAACTCGGAACTCATTCTATCAAAGAGGATTCGACCTTCTCCTACCATCCCGGAACGACTGCAACCTGATAACAATGAGATGAATGTCACCTTATCCTAGAAATATCTAGCTTCTGCCATTTCCTCGTAAGCTGAAATGGCTTCTTGAATCCAACCATCGATTGCACAACTGTCGATCAGAGTATTCCAGGACGTCAAATCTTTGGGTGTCATTCTATTAAAAAATTTCCTACAATTCTCCATGGCTCCGCATTTAGCGTATAATTCCAAAAGCGCATTTAACACAAGAACATCCAGGCATTCTTCTGATTTCAAAATTTGAGCACGAACTTCTTTACCAATAAAAAGTGAGGTCAGCCGAGCACAAGCCGCTAGAATTGTAGTCAAACTAACCCAACTAAATCCAACGCCTTCCTTGTGCATTCTTCGAAAAGTTTCAAAACCTTGAAACACCTGATGTTTCCCATCGAACCCGACAATCAAAGCATTCCAAGTTGCAACATTTCGATTAGGCATTTCATCAAACAACTTTGAAACATCCTCAGAAGTCTCGCATTCTGAATAAAACCTCAAAAGTGCATTATTGCCTTTAGAACCTGAGCGTGCACTGATTTACCAAAACCTAAGTCTAACAAACACGAACAACCTTCAACGCAACAGAAAATGCAAAATTCCCTGGCTCGATTCCCTTGGACATCATTTCACAATAAAAGAGTAAAGCCTCATTAAAATTCCCATTTTTCGAGAACCCAATAGCCATAGCCACGTAAACCGACTCTCCAACACAACCCATCTCCTCAATCCCCTGTCTAAACGCCCGAAACGCCTCATCCAACCGGCCGCAAGCTGAGAAAAGAGTGTtgaatttagaatttaaggCGGGATTCTTGAGAAGATCCTTGTGATATTTGGATTCCAGAAAATGAAGGTAGTGTCTCTGGCCATGGAGTAAAGATTTTCTGGAAATGCAGGCGTGTAAGAGAGAAGGGTATGACTCGATCGTTGGTTGCTGGGATTCCATTAATAAATGAAGCGCTTCATCGAGTTTACTAGATTTGGAGAGATGCTTGAGAGTTGAATTTAGTGGTACTTCTCAAATTAATTTAGACCAATCCTATCCATTTATT
This genomic interval carries:
- the LOC140961975 gene encoding protein GAMETE EXPRESSED 1-like; its protein translation is MDRRPHKSYSYFIFTLVLLSQTCLSWSWFFSSSEKSYDSKRFSGNKMMDRNGFSEFSIESFNDPNGVSLVENARNKMLAPNSCWQVAYQKVFEGCSKTVADEESRTRLAWHLSDCFQRLTGRPPLPHCEENSIMKKCLKNLDMDSHKIFLEYFLETNSICHQLQTDAFKYQTERLVNELKSSAEYAEIKLDEIERHGVELLQNSRHVHDSLGLIDQQTKQIAETSRNVEDRVNSVLKYSEVVYEQAKIVAASQAELSKSQDKMKDNLEEGMVVIQDSYNNLGLEITNLKNEALEIEKEIGKIGDEMFSKMRSLQSSADEIGNMAGTSLDKQKQLLDGQSVALEGLHFLTKFQSQALEESRVTLEKLAEFGHKQQEELLVKQNELYESHDHLVENSKLILAAQKAFESKQASMFVAIDKLFALQSAMLFESRVIIAFLVYSVAIFIIYMLTSVKQAYNVRHRLYLGLCLTFSIEVSMLWYMTANVKHQGKMIYTVRSLFGILASVQYLYAIFTYRDYEVLNHKMLLMLMDKVNNMQGKKEMLSFDMDIDSEVNWSSWVDTDLPEDVCMLDDPDYVYPEEIGDTSSLTCSSRRGYNLRQRH